Within the Syntrophorhabdaceae bacterium genome, the region GGCGTGATTCTGGGACCAGTTGATGAAAACCTTTTTCTTTCGATGTTCTTTGGCGATTTTGGAAGTGACCATATCAGGATAAGAGCGCTGCAGGGCTTCTGCCGTGGCCTTGGAGAAACTTGCGGTCTGACCGAAGGTGGCCTCCTTGCGGTTAAGGGGGACGTACACGTGGAGACCCTTCTTGCCGGAGGTCTTTACGTGGCAGGCAAGCCCCAATTCTGAGAGCAGGTCCCGGATAATGAGTGCCACTCGAGCGCAGTCAAGCTGACCGGCTCCTTCCCCCGGATCAAGATCAAAGACCACGTAATCGGGGGCCATGGGGGAGAACGCCCGCGCGAGCGGTACATGCAGTTCGAGAGACGCGAGGTTCTCTACCCACAGGAGCGTGCCTGGATCGTTGGCAAGGCAGACGGTCATCTTCTCCCCTTGATCCTGAACCTTCGCTGTAGCTACCCAGGACGGACGATGGGCAGGGCAGCGCTTCTCAAAGAAGAATTTCCCATCCACACCGTCCGGATAGCGCTTGAGCGTCAGCGCCCGATTCTTCAGATGCGGCAAAATGAAGGGGGCGATCCGGCGGTAGTATTCCAATACGTGGGCCTTGGTAAAGCCATAGGAAGGATAGAGGTCCTTTTCGAGATTGGACAGGGAAAGCTTCTTTCCTGACACCTCGGCAACGATTTTTTTCACCGGTGTCCCTTCACCTTGCGCATGCTCTCCTCCAGTACCCTGACAAGGTCCACCTCCCCCCTCTGCCTCTGCCATTTGTGGTGCCTCTACAGTAAGGCCTTTCTTGGCTTTTTTCTCCAGAAGCTTTAAGATCTTGTTTCGTCGCTCGTCGGCGTACATTTTTGGATTGAAATCGGAGACCATTTCCTTAACGATCTTCTTCATGCGGCCCTTTTCCTCTGAACCAATCTTTTCATGCCTGGGCGCGATGTCATCGCTTAAGAGTATCTCCTGGCTGTAATGAAGGGTGGAAAGGGCCAGTGCTCCTCCAACACTTTTTACGGCCACGACATACTCACGCTCTGCTAACACGAACTTGGCGAGCCCTGCTTTGCCTGTGCGGCTCATCACCCGGGCGAGAAGCTGGTACGCTTTTTCACCCCCCTTGAGAGGGACAACATAGTAGGGATGATCATAGTAGATCGTGTCCACGTCTTCTACGTCGACGAATTCTATAATCTCGATCGTACGACTTCTCTCGGGCGTTAAGGACTCCAGCTCTTCATCGGTCACCACTATGTAGGCATCGGGTCCAATCTCGTAGCCTCTTACGATCTCGTGCGGGTGCACTATCTTGTTCTCCCGCGGGCAATACATCCTCCTTGAGAGCGGGGAGTAATCCTTGCCGTGAAGCATTCTAAAAAGCACGCGGCCGGGCTTAACGGCCTTGACGAGTTGTACCGGAATAGCGACGAGACTGAAACTGATGGTTCCGCTCCATATAGTGTGCAGCGCGGGCTCGTCAGAGGTGTTCTCAGACGATACGGATGGAATCCTTTTGGACGAACGCTCTTTCATTTATGCGACCCTCTTCAAGCTTGCCTCAAGGGTTTCAAGCAGCTTGTCTGAGGGCGTGGGTCTCACACGCTTCGGTCT harbors:
- the ligD gene encoding non-homologous end-joining DNA ligase; this translates as MKERSSKRIPSVSSENTSDEPALHTIWSGTISFSLVAIPVQLVKAVKPGRVLFRMLHGKDYSPLSRRMYCPRENKIVHPHEIVRGYEIGPDAYIVVTDEELESLTPERSRTIEIIEFVDVEDVDTIYYDHPYYVVPLKGGEKAYQLLARVMSRTGKAGLAKFVLAEREYVVAVKSVGGALALSTLHYSQEILLSDDIAPRHEKIGSEEKGRMKKIVKEMVSDFNPKMYADERRNKILKLLEKKAKKGLTVEAPQMAEAEGGGGPCQGTGGEHAQGEGTPVKKIVAEVSGKKLSLSNLEKDLYPSYGFTKAHVLEYYRRIAPFILPHLKNRALTLKRYPDGVDGKFFFEKRCPAHRPSWVATAKVQDQGEKMTVCLANDPGTLLWVENLASLELHVPLARAFSPMAPDYVVFDLDPGEGAGQLDCARVALIIRDLLSELGLACHVKTSGKKGLHVYVPLNRKEATFGQTASFSKATAEALQRSYPDMVTSKIAKEHRKKKVFINWSQNHASKTMVCVYSLRARERPLVSFPLTWEELQESLTRDDPNKLKVLHSEAVMRLEESGDSFGEVLARKQTLPYL